One window from the genome of Candidatus Acidiferrales bacterium encodes:
- a CDS encoding serine hydrolase has product MVVRRDMLLRSWNPSRMQRTEGNFVKILLVSILFAMTSCSIFSPKGLAKLPVTNNPNSLDSTQALAVYDRAEYFPNGTQLSICIIKGDSEKYVGIERRNDSLVYVDNSDSVFEIGSITKTFTGTMLAKLVYDGKVNEDDPVKNYLPITLNQSSLNGKEMTLVQLANHTSGLPFEPTNVR; this is encoded by the coding sequence ATGGTAGTTAGACGCGATATGCTGTTGCGATCGTGGAATCCGTCAAGGATGCAAAGAACTGAAGGGAACTTCGTGAAGATTTTGTTGGTGTCGATATTATTCGCAATGACATCTTGTTCAATATTTAGCCCAAAGGGACTGGCGAAGTTGCCGGTGACGAACAATCCCAATTCGCTTGATTCAACGCAGGCGCTGGCCGTCTACGATCGTGCGGAGTATTTTCCAAATGGGACTCAGCTTTCTATTTGTATTATCAAAGGAGACTCGGAAAAATATGTCGGAATTGAGCGGCGCAACGATTCACTGGTATATGTTGATAACAGTGACAGCGTCTTTGAAATAGGTTCCATCACGAAAACTTTTACAGGTACTATGCTTGCAAAACTCGTGTATGATGGGAAAGTCAACGAAGATGATCCTGTAAAAAATTATCTCCCCATCACTCTGAATCAATCGTCGCTTAACGGAAAAGAAATGACCCTTGTTCAACTTGCAAATCATACGTCTGGCCTCCCTTTTGAACCGACCAACGTGAGG